In Syntrophorhabdaceae bacterium, one DNA window encodes the following:
- a CDS encoding PAS domain S-box protein — MTHRFYKSIKAHLLFLVLICLLPALGIILYSGIERRKDAMRDAELSILAVANSLASEHLRIVESTRQILATLSKLPDVQGLRSDPCNQLFEDIRAQNPVYGNLFLTDLHGDIIASSLRSTVSNVRDRKYFRDAMMKKDFSVGGYTIGRITGTPLIHFAYPVLDRRGRLKAILAAGIDLNRYGQKFLNEKLPEGAALALTDYEGVRLFRYPFPEKFIGQSDRPEVMNIMMGGPEEGTFSYQRDGRKALYAYTRFRLAEGETPYLYIRVSLPEKQALAHARRLLLIDLILLGIAFSIALVFALVIGKAVIVRRLDKLVDASLRLRKGDLRARTGLPHEEDELGRLAAAFDAMAVALELKEQGRLEAQEALSSQFRFLQNLLDTMPNAVFHKDSSGIYRGCNKAFEEYTGIARDRVVGKTVFEIHPKEVAEVYYRKDNELFAHPGIQSYEAVIRHNSGIQRDIILTKAAYYDNSGRVAGLIGVMVDITERKRTEAILAYESSRFSAISEHAPFGMMMVDREGRLTYLNPKCREMFGYDQSDIPDGAAWFHAAFPESAYRRRAVAAWVGDLERTGTKEARSFTVTCKDGSQKIVSFILVHLESGGQIVSCEDITLRTQAEETLKESEKTLRALINATMESMFMTDPDGIILVANEVVAKRLGGSVESVVGTCQYDYFEPDVAVRRKRYYDMAVHTGQPVRFEDSRTGRHFESFCNPVCDSDGKVSRLAIFSHDVTQKKRAEEEKTRLESQLRQSQKMEAIGTLAGGVAHDFNNILTAIIGYGSLLQMHMERDDPKTVYVDQILASSQKAAVLTQSLLAFGRKQVMELKPHKINEIIAEAEKLLKRLLTEDIEFRVVLAEPGATIRADLTQIDQVLMNLATNARDSMPRGGRFTISTKMEHFNEEAAAALGLAGPGTYAVIGAADTGEGMDRKTREKIFEPFFTTKEVGKGTGLGLSIVYGIITQHNGHIVVESEPGHGSRFTVYLPAVEQKIERTFQRGEPVTGGGETVLVAEDNDGVRRLAREVLTRAGYTIIEAMDGDDAVCRFMEQTDTIDLLLLDVVMPKRNGKEAWEAIRPLRPDVKVLFMSGYTGDIIFTKGVRDEALNFIAKPLAPDELLRKVREVLDA, encoded by the coding sequence GTGACCCACCGGTTCTACAAATCCATTAAGGCCCACCTTTTATTCCTGGTCCTCATCTGCCTCCTGCCGGCGCTCGGGATCATCCTCTACTCCGGCATCGAACGGCGCAAAGACGCGATGAGGGACGCGGAGCTGAGCATCCTGGCGGTGGCGAACAGTCTTGCCTCCGAACACCTCCGTATTGTGGAGAGTACCCGCCAGATCCTCGCCACCCTTTCAAAACTTCCCGATGTTCAGGGTCTGAGAAGCGACCCATGCAACCAGTTGTTCGAGGATATCCGGGCCCAGAACCCCGTATACGGGAACCTCTTCCTCACCGACCTCCATGGAGACATCATCGCCTCGAGCCTGCGGTCCACGGTCAGCAACGTAAGGGATCGCAAATATTTTCGCGATGCGATGATGAAAAAGGATTTTTCCGTGGGCGGCTACACCATAGGGAGGATCACGGGAACTCCGCTCATCCACTTCGCCTATCCCGTGCTCGACAGGCGAGGCCGGCTCAAGGCGATACTCGCCGCGGGTATCGACCTCAACCGTTACGGACAGAAGTTCCTCAATGAAAAGCTCCCCGAGGGCGCCGCCCTTGCCCTCACGGACTATGAGGGCGTCCGCCTTTTCCGGTATCCCTTTCCCGAAAAATTCATAGGACAGAGCGATCGGCCCGAGGTGATGAACATCATGATGGGCGGCCCCGAGGAAGGGACTTTCTCCTACCAGCGCGACGGGAGGAAGGCTCTCTACGCCTACACGAGGTTCCGTCTTGCCGAGGGCGAAACACCCTATCTTTATATACGGGTCAGTCTCCCGGAGAAACAGGCCCTCGCTCATGCGAGAAGGCTTCTCCTCATCGACCTCATCCTCCTCGGCATCGCCTTTTCCATTGCCCTCGTCTTCGCTCTGGTCATAGGTAAGGCGGTGATCGTGCGAAGGCTCGATAAACTGGTGGATGCCTCCCTGCGGTTAAGGAAGGGCGATCTCAGGGCAAGGACCGGACTGCCCCATGAAGAGGACGAGTTGGGCCGGCTTGCGGCGGCCTTCGATGCCATGGCGGTCGCATTGGAATTGAAAGAACAGGGACGACTCGAGGCTCAGGAAGCACTCTCTTCCCAATTCCGGTTCCTCCAGAACCTGCTCGACACCATGCCCAATGCGGTATTTCATAAAGATTCATCGGGCATCTACCGGGGCTGCAACAAGGCATTCGAGGAATACACGGGGATCGCCAGAGACCGGGTCGTGGGTAAAACCGTCTTTGAAATCCACCCGAAAGAGGTGGCGGAGGTTTATTACCGCAAAGATAACGAGCTCTTCGCCCATCCGGGCATCCAGTCCTACGAAGCGGTGATCCGACACAATTCCGGTATTCAGCGGGATATCATCCTCACCAAGGCCGCATATTATGACAATTCGGGCAGGGTGGCGGGCCTTATCGGAGTCATGGTCGACATCACGGAGAGGAAGCGGACGGAGGCGATCCTCGCCTACGAAAGCTCCCGTTTCTCCGCAATCTCCGAGCATGCGCCTTTCGGCATGATGATGGTCGATAGGGAGGGCAGGCTCACTTACCTGAATCCGAAGTGCAGGGAGATGTTCGGGTACGATCAGTCGGATATCCCGGACGGCGCCGCGTGGTTTCACGCCGCTTTTCCCGAATCTGCGTACAGGCGCAGGGCCGTAGCGGCCTGGGTCGGCGATCTCGAAAGGACGGGGACAAAAGAGGCGAGGTCCTTTACCGTAACCTGCAAGGATGGAAGCCAAAAGATCGTCAGTTTTATACTGGTCCATCTCGAATCGGGGGGACAGATCGTAAGCTGTGAGGATATTACCCTAAGGACGCAGGCGGAAGAGACCCTGAAAGAGAGCGAGAAGACGCTGAGGGCCCTTATCAATGCGACCATGGAATCGATGTTTATGACCGATCCCGACGGGATCATACTCGTGGCGAACGAGGTAGTGGCCAAAAGACTCGGGGGCAGCGTGGAGAGCGTCGTGGGGACCTGTCAGTATGACTATTTTGAGCCCGATGTCGCGGTCAGGAGAAAGAGATACTATGACATGGCGGTCCACACGGGCCAACCGGTCCGGTTCGAAGATTCCCGGACGGGAAGGCATTTTGAAAGCTTTTGTAATCCCGTGTGTGACAGCGACGGGAAAGTGTCGAGACTCGCCATATTTTCCCATGATGTCACACAAAAAAAACGTGCCGAGGAAGAGAAGACCCGCCTGGAATCACAGCTCAGGCAATCGCAGAAAATGGAGGCCATCGGCACCCTTGCAGGCGGCGTGGCCCATGATTTCAACAATATCCTTACCGCCATCATCGGATACGGCAGCCTTCTTCAGATGCACATGGAGAGGGACGATCCGAAGACCGTGTACGTGGACCAGATACTCGCCTCCTCCCAAAAGGCCGCGGTCCTCACCCAGAGCCTCCTCGCCTTCGGCCGCAAACAGGTGATGGAGCTGAAACCGCATAAAATAAACGAGATCATCGCGGAGGCGGAAAAGCTTCTGAAAAGGCTTCTCACCGAAGATATCGAGTTCCGGGTGGTCCTTGCCGAACCTGGTGCGACCATAAGGGCGGACCTGACCCAGATAGACCAGGTGCTCATGAACCTCGCGACTAATGCGCGCGACTCCATGCCCAGGGGAGGCAGGTTCACTATCAGCACGAAGATGGAACATTTCAATGAAGAGGCTGCTGCCGCACTGGGTCTGGCCGGCCCCGGGACCTATGCCGTGATAGGGGCCGCGGATACGGGCGAAGGCATGGACCGGAAGACGAGGGAGAAGATCTTCGAGCCCTTCTTCACCACGAAGGAAGTGGGCAAAGGCACGGGCCTCGGCCTTTCCATCGTCTATGGGATCATCACCCAGCATAACGGCCATATTGTGGTGGAGAGCGAGCCCGGCCACGGCTCCCGTTTTACCGTCTATCTGCCCGCGGTAGAGCAGAAGATTGAGAGAACCTTCCAAAGAGGAGAGCCAGTAACGGGAGGAGGGGAGACCGTTCTCGTGGCCGAAGATAACGACGGGGTCAGAAGGCTCGCGAGGGAGGTGCTCACCAGGGCGGGATATACGATAATAGAAGCTATGGATGGGGACGATGCGGTCTGCCGGTTCATGGAGCAGACTGACACGATCGACCTCCTGCTTCTTGACGTGGTCATGCCGAAAAGAAACGGAAAGGAAGCGTGGGAGGCCATACGCCCTCTACGGCCGGACGTGAAGGTCCTCTTCATGAGCGGTTATACGGGCGATATCATTTTCACCAAGGGGGTCCGCGACGAGGCGCTCAATTTTATCGCCAAGCCCCTTGCACCTGATGAGCTGCTGCGGAAGGTCCGGGAAGTATTGGACGCATAA
- a CDS encoding PAS domain-containing sensor histidine kinase, with product MKTYFAPPGRSRDDELAREIEAAGNNFVIDEVLHSIGGVIAVLNAHRQIVAVNDGLIEMLGIPHGREILGLRPGEMVHCIHAQEMEAGCGTSRACASCGAAISIVASLATNKAEEATCALTVRNGGKRKDMYFRVRCAPVMHSETRLLLLFLQDISYPQRLAALERVFFHDINNIVATIVNATHILANPEFDEFEDKQRLLETTRSCSVRLANEIQIQRCMSRDDGSAYRLAHDSLPVGQVLQDLEEIFSANDLVNGKRLSFQKEVPPVHLVTDASLLVRVLNNIITNALEATPRNREVRVWVEQLQGKVRFCVWNEAYIVPEVAARVFQRNFSTKAKMGRGYGTYSMKFFGEEILGGEVGFTTSIEEGTTFRFTLENSGDEPRGREGFPSS from the coding sequence ATGAAAACGTATTTTGCCCCTCCCGGGCGTTCACGTGACGATGAGCTGGCACGGGAGATAGAGGCGGCCGGCAATAACTTCGTGATCGATGAGGTGCTCCATTCAATTGGGGGGGTCATTGCGGTACTGAACGCACACCGTCAGATCGTCGCAGTGAATGACGGTTTAATTGAAATGCTCGGTATTCCTCATGGCCGTGAGATCCTTGGCCTGCGACCCGGAGAGATGGTCCATTGCATCCACGCCCAAGAGATGGAGGCCGGCTGCGGGACGAGCCGGGCCTGCGCTTCCTGTGGCGCGGCGATCAGCATAGTCGCCTCTCTTGCGACGAATAAGGCGGAAGAGGCAACCTGCGCCCTTACGGTCCGGAACGGAGGTAAGAGGAAGGACATGTACTTCAGGGTGCGATGCGCCCCCGTAATGCACTCGGAGACGCGACTTCTCCTCCTCTTTCTTCAGGATATCTCTTATCCTCAGAGGCTCGCCGCGCTGGAGAGGGTCTTTTTCCACGACATCAACAATATAGTGGCGACCATAGTCAATGCGACCCATATTCTCGCCAACCCGGAATTTGACGAGTTTGAGGACAAGCAGCGCCTTCTCGAGACCACCCGGAGCTGCTCCGTTCGTCTTGCAAACGAGATACAGATCCAGCGTTGCATGAGCAGGGACGATGGGAGCGCGTACCGGCTCGCCCATGATTCTCTGCCTGTGGGCCAGGTTCTGCAAGACTTGGAAGAGATCTTTTCCGCGAACGATCTCGTCAACGGCAAGCGCCTCTCTTTTCAGAAAGAGGTCCCTCCAGTCCACCTCGTGACCGACGCATCCTTGCTCGTGAGGGTACTCAACAATATAATTACCAATGCCCTTGAAGCAACGCCGAGAAATCGGGAAGTAAGGGTATGGGTCGAGCAGCTTCAGGGGAAAGTCCGGTTTTGCGTGTGGAATGAAGCATATATCGTTCCGGAGGTAGCCGCGAGGGTCTTTCAGCGCAACTTCAGCACCAAAGCGAAAATGGGAAGAGGTTACGGCACCTATTCTATGAAATTTTTCGGAGAAGAGATACTTGGAGGCGAGGTCGGTTTTACCACCTCGATAGAAGAGGGTACCACATTCCGGTTCACACTGGAAAATTCGGGAGACGAACCTCGGGGGCGGGAGGGATTTCCGTCCTCTTAG
- a CDS encoding response regulator yields the protein MPRRERPCVSPRLKEALTKGYHVTVMTDGITALRSFSHDPSRFDLVLTDRTMPGITGLELAGNALRSDRTCRIFFVRAIATPSRRTFPDQWVSWRF from the coding sequence ATACCTCGGCGGGAGAGACCGTGCGTATCTCCGAGATTAAAGGAGGCGCTCACGAAGGGATACCACGTGACGGTGATGACCGATGGCATTACCGCCCTCAGGTCTTTCTCTCATGACCCGTCCCGGTTTGACCTCGTGCTCACCGATCGGACCATGCCCGGCATAACCGGGCTCGAATTGGCCGGGAATGCCTTAAGATCAGACCGGACCTGCCGGATATTCTTTGTACGGGCCATAGCGACGCCGTCACGGCGGACATTTCCCGATCAATGGGTATCATGGCGTTTCTGA
- a CDS encoding circadian clock KaiB family protein — translation MTGRKKPVIPPEKREKEWELRLYVAGQTQKSLAAFSNLKKICEEHLEGKYQIEVIDLMENPKLAEGDQILAIPTLVRKLPEPIKKIIGDLSNMDRVLVGLDLREPGRTKGEK, via the coding sequence ATGACGGGCCGGAAGAAACCCGTAATTCCACCGGAGAAGAGAGAGAAAGAATGGGAGCTTCGCCTTTATGTGGCAGGACAGACCCAGAAATCTCTTGCCGCTTTCTCGAACCTCAAAAAAATATGCGAGGAACACCTTGAGGGGAAGTACCAAATCGAAGTGATCGACCTCATGGAAAACCCGAAACTCGCCGAAGGAGACCAGATACTGGCCATCCCCACTCTCGTGCGCAAGCTGCCGGAACCTATTAAAAAAATTATCGGAGACCTGTCGAACATGGATCGCGTCCTCGTGGGTCTCGACCTCCGCGAGCCCGGCAGAACGAAGGGGGAAAAGTAA
- a CDS encoding sugar phosphate isomerase/epimerase family protein, with protein sequence MTRFDTPAGIEPLWPLGTYSYFGYPLSFSQRCDVIREAGFEVTSLGLGDEEDLVRAGQEDMMPVLARERGLAVDYVHCAEGRCNLLWSPSEREREVGLKDLLRAVAFCAKHSIAIVVAHITRSKGEQPPPPNRHGIDALSRVIQKAEDNGIRIAVENTQKPGHLHYLFSRIASPCLGLCYDSSHDFLYSASPGELLRQWGHLLLAVHISDNDGLADRHWLPGEGVIDWKRVISLFPPTYRGTLNLEIFPKEPGVEAPPAFLTRAYAGLRRLQEQLNGAHRPE encoded by the coding sequence ATGACTCGATTCGATACTCCGGCAGGGATCGAACCCCTGTGGCCCCTGGGGACTTACTCATATTTCGGCTATCCCCTCTCTTTTTCTCAGAGATGCGACGTGATAAGGGAGGCGGGTTTTGAGGTCACCTCCTTAGGGCTCGGCGACGAAGAAGACCTCGTGAGGGCAGGACAGGAGGATATGATGCCGGTCCTCGCCCGGGAGAGGGGGCTTGCCGTGGATTACGTCCACTGCGCGGAAGGCAGGTGCAATCTCCTCTGGTCACCATCGGAGCGGGAGCGTGAGGTCGGGCTCAAGGACCTTCTGAGGGCCGTCGCATTCTGTGCGAAACATTCCATAGCCATCGTGGTGGCCCATATCACGAGAAGCAAAGGTGAGCAGCCTCCGCCCCCGAACCGACACGGGATCGATGCGCTTAGCCGGGTGATCCAAAAAGCTGAGGACAATGGGATCCGAATCGCCGTGGAGAACACGCAAAAGCCGGGCCACCTCCATTACCTTTTCTCCCGTATCGCCTCTCCCTGCCTCGGTCTCTGCTACGACAGCTCCCATGACTTCCTCTACAGTGCCAGTCCGGGGGAACTGCTCAGGCAGTGGGGACATCTTCTCCTTGCCGTCCATATCTCGGACAACGACGGCCTCGCCGACAGGCATTGGCTGCCCGGTGAGGGCGTAATCGACTGGAAAAGGGTGATCTCTCTTTTCCCTCCGACCTACAGGGGCACTTTGAACCTGGAGATATTCCCGAAGGAGCCCGGCGTGGAGGCGCCTCCGGCGTTCCTCACGAGGGCATACGCCGGCCTACGCCGGCTTCAGGAGCAATTGAATGGCGCGCACAGGCCGGAATAG
- a CDS encoding GGGtGRT protein — translation MALFENYERRIGKIDAALAACGIGSIEEAKKICDVKGIDPYRISKDIQPICFENAGWAYVVGAAMAIKKGCSRAADAAETIGEGLQSFCIPGSVADDRKVGLGHGNLAAMLLREETQCFAFLAGHESFAAAEGAIGIARSANRVRKSPLRVILNGLGKDAAQIIARINGFTYVKTNFDYSQGRLLVVERKAYSAGERGAVNCYGADDVREGVAIMHHEAVDVSITGNSTNPTRFQHPVAGTYKKECNEAGKRYFSVASGGGTGRTLHPDNMAAGPASYGMTDTMGRMHSDAQFAGSSSVPAHVEMMGFLGMGNNPMVGATVAVAVAVEQALK, via the coding sequence ATGGCGCTATTTGAGAACTATGAACGAAGGATCGGAAAGATCGATGCCGCCCTGGCGGCCTGCGGCATCGGCTCAATAGAAGAGGCGAAGAAGATATGTGACGTAAAAGGGATAGACCCTTACAGGATATCGAAGGATATCCAACCCATCTGTTTCGAGAACGCGGGCTGGGCATATGTGGTCGGCGCGGCCATGGCCATAAAAAAAGGGTGCTCCCGGGCGGCGGACGCCGCGGAGACGATCGGCGAGGGCCTCCAGTCCTTCTGTATTCCCGGCTCGGTGGCAGACGACAGGAAAGTCGGGTTAGGCCATGGAAACCTGGCGGCCATGCTTTTAAGGGAAGAGACGCAATGTTTCGCCTTTCTCGCGGGGCATGAGTCTTTTGCCGCCGCTGAAGGCGCGATCGGCATCGCAAGGTCGGCAAACCGCGTAAGGAAATCGCCCCTCAGGGTCATCCTCAACGGACTCGGCAAAGATGCCGCCCAAATCATTGCGAGGATCAACGGCTTCACCTATGTAAAGACGAATTTCGACTACTCCCAGGGCCGGCTTCTGGTAGTGGAGCGCAAGGCATATTCAGCGGGCGAGCGTGGGGCGGTCAACTGTTACGGGGCCGACGACGTGAGGGAAGGGGTGGCCATAATGCACCACGAGGCGGTGGACGTCTCCATCACGGGAAACTCCACGAACCCGACGCGGTTCCAGCACCCCGTGGCAGGCACCTACAAGAAAGAGTGCAATGAAGCGGGAAAAAGGTATTTTTCCGTCGCCTCCGGCGGGGGCACAGGCAGAACACTTCACCCCGACAATATGGCGGCAGGTCCCGCCTCGTACGGGATGACCGACACCATGGGAAGAATGCACAGCGATGCACAATTCGCCGGGTCCTCATCGGTTCCCGCCCATGTGGAGATGATGGGTTTTCTCGGGATGGGGAATAACCCCATGGTAGGCGCTACAGTAGCCGTGGCGGTGGCAGTCGAGCAGGCTTTGAAATAA
- a CDS encoding tetratricopeptide repeat protein, translated as MKKGLVTLLFSVFFLGILCAPAIGAQYVASKTSFRYHLPMCTRAGLIKSANLIRFNSRAEAKKAGYVPCSLCGLSGTAVSSLPGKGGAAEGKTRVVEEDYEKGKALVGEKKYGEALPYLERAVREAPGNGDAWFQCGVCRSELGHTREALEAFRRVVALDPARAAAHFSLGVLYGRLKKYDAAIGEYRQALRLQPDDGPAHFNLGVVYLTLERYEDAASALKDAVRLRPEESLGFNNLGVVLSNLKRYEEAVDAFREAIRLNPGDGFAGYNLGVISLGLGRYKEAVDSLSRASLINPDDDATRYHLGVAYLKAGDRESSTGQYKELRKKKSLFAARLYEELQKE; from the coding sequence ATGAAAAAAGGCCTTGTCACCCTCCTGTTTTCCGTCTTCTTTCTCGGTATCCTTTGCGCTCCGGCAATAGGGGCCCAGTATGTCGCATCAAAGACGTCCTTCCGGTACCACCTGCCCATGTGCACGAGGGCAGGGTTGATTAAGTCCGCCAATTTGATCAGGTTCAATAGTCGAGCCGAGGCGAAGAAGGCCGGTTATGTGCCCTGCTCCCTGTGCGGGCTTTCCGGGACGGCGGTCTCATCCCTTCCGGGGAAAGGGGGCGCGGCAGAGGGCAAGACTCGCGTCGTCGAAGAGGATTATGAGAAGGGCAAGGCCCTCGTGGGGGAGAAAAAGTACGGGGAGGCCCTGCCTTACCTGGAGAGGGCGGTCAGAGAGGCCCCGGGTAACGGTGATGCCTGGTTTCAATGCGGGGTATGCAGGAGTGAGCTGGGACACACACGGGAGGCGCTGGAGGCGTTCCGGAGAGTCGTCGCCCTTGACCCTGCTCGGGCAGCCGCCCATTTCAGCCTCGGCGTCCTTTACGGACGCCTTAAAAAATATGACGCGGCGATAGGGGAATATAGGCAGGCCCTCCGTCTGCAGCCGGACGACGGTCCCGCGCACTTTAATCTGGGCGTCGTCTACCTCACCCTCGAACGCTATGAGGATGCGGCAAGTGCCTTAAAAGATGCCGTTCGTCTGAGGCCGGAAGAGTCCCTCGGTTTCAATAACCTCGGCGTGGTCCTGAGCAACCTGAAGCGATACGAGGAGGCGGTGGATGCCTTCAGAGAAGCGATCCGTCTCAACCCCGGTGACGGATTCGCAGGGTATAACCTCGGGGTCATCTCCCTGGGGCTCGGCCGTTATAAAGAGGCTGTCGACTCCCTGAGCCGGGCGAGCCTGATAAACCCCGATGACGACGCTACCCGTTATCACCTCGGCGTGGCCTATCTGAAGGCAGGGGACAGGGAATCCTCGACCGGTCAATATAAGGAGCTGCGAAAGAAGAAGAGCCTTTTTGCGGCCCGCCTCTACGAGGAATTGCAGAAAGAGTAA
- a CDS encoding YihY/virulence factor BrkB family protein codes for MKAWAETFVGRVRNFFENEMWTVRLRDLSPARAFGLRYLRIIVLAIKGFMKDDCAQTASVLTYYSLLNVVPFVAMIFAVAKGFGLDKFVQDQILQMAENAKWQAELTNQILHFADALLRQAKGGLIAGFGSIMILYTVISILGRIEGVFNKIWSVRKGRTMGRRFSDYTAIMVVGPMLFALSGSMTVLLTGRVGDLIRGYAPPGIMVDTLFFLLGFVPYLFIWALLIALYKAVPNTNVPIRSALIGGIASGTMFQIVQWAYIRFQIGVASYGAIYGSFAALPLLLVWLQTSWMIILFGAELARAESHYETFGYKPSYSRISNASRKILMARIMRFLVTAFQEGREPPTIRTIAFHVEIPVLLVERVVEDLLASGFAVEVKGKGKGGPGLLPARAPDRITVKDIFDAGDQLGTAIVPVGSADDQDKISAYLRELTAAMEKEGRNFRLKDE; via the coding sequence GTGAAAGCCTGGGCAGAGACTTTTGTTGGACGGGTCCGCAACTTCTTTGAAAACGAGATGTGGACGGTCCGGCTCAGGGACCTTTCCCCCGCCAGGGCCTTCGGTCTCAGGTACCTCAGGATAATCGTTTTAGCGATAAAGGGTTTTATGAAGGACGATTGCGCGCAGACCGCATCCGTTCTCACCTACTACTCCCTTCTCAATGTGGTACCCTTTGTCGCCATGATCTTTGCCGTGGCCAAGGGGTTCGGTCTCGACAAATTCGTTCAAGACCAGATACTCCAGATGGCGGAGAATGCAAAATGGCAGGCCGAACTGACCAATCAGATCCTCCATTTCGCCGACGCCCTTCTCCGTCAGGCGAAAGGCGGGCTTATAGCCGGCTTCGGCTCGATCATGATTCTCTATACGGTGATCAGCATTCTGGGCAGGATTGAGGGGGTTTTCAATAAGATCTGGAGCGTACGGAAAGGGAGGACCATGGGGAGGCGGTTCAGTGACTACACCGCCATCATGGTCGTGGGCCCCATGCTCTTCGCCTTGTCCGGAAGTATGACCGTCCTGCTCACCGGCAGGGTGGGAGACCTGATCCGGGGATACGCGCCGCCGGGGATAATGGTCGATACCCTCTTTTTCCTGTTGGGGTTCGTGCCCTATCTCTTCATCTGGGCCCTTCTTATCGCCCTCTACAAAGCGGTGCCGAATACGAATGTCCCCATCCGCTCGGCCCTTATAGGCGGCATAGCCTCGGGCACCATGTTTCAGATAGTCCAGTGGGCCTACATCAGGTTTCAGATAGGAGTGGCAAGCTATGGAGCGATTTACGGAAGCTTCGCGGCCCTGCCGCTGCTTCTCGTGTGGCTCCAGACGAGCTGGATGATCATCCTCTTCGGCGCGGAGCTGGCCAGGGCCGAGAGCCACTATGAGACTTTCGGATATAAACCTTCCTACTCACGGATAAGTAATGCGTCGAGGAAGATTCTTATGGCAAGGATCATGAGGTTTCTCGTGACCGCTTTCCAGGAGGGAAGAGAGCCGCCTACGATCCGCACAATCGCGTTTCACGTCGAGATACCGGTTCTCCTCGTGGAGAGGGTCGTTGAAGACCTTCTCGCCTCCGGCTTTGCCGTGGAAGTGAAGGGTAAGGGTAAAGGCGGACCGGGTCTTCTGCCTGCCAGGGCCCCTGACAGGATCACGGTAAAAGATATTTTTGACGCCGGAGATCAGCTCGGGACGGCTATTGTTCCGGTAGGCTCTGCAGATGATCAGGACAAGATCTCCGCCTATCTGCGCGAGTTGACGGCGGCTATGGAGAAAGAGGGAAGGAATTTCCGGCTCAAAGACGAGTGA